The following coding sequences lie in one Tichowtungia aerotolerans genomic window:
- a CDS encoding DNA polymerase, whose product MSVFAIDFETFYDRGYSLKKMDAWSYVHHPKFDAYLMSIYGDDFQWVGHPKDFQCWEKLEGALLLAHNAAFDSLVFKRLQEQKIIPPIQPGGWRCTASMAVYLQAPRNLKGACKELLGIEVDKTQRSKACGQTTGDLFKDNAMTDYALEDARLCFLLWEKHHHLWPRDEQVLATLTFEWGQQGIHVDFQTLEKCIQTLEKQRFDAVQLLPWVDDFNEDTPLSHRQLALECRKAGIPAPASLAMDSPLCEQWEEKYGDEYPWVNAMRIFRRTNMLLSRFYTVRNRVVPVSQASSLPCSESAPSSSSKQRKTAAGRFPYGMKYFGAVPGRWSGDAGFNVQNMPRGELFGADLRKCFIPSDLSYCESAFGGDKRSDPTGERQRCVFVISDLSQIEPRILAWLIDDHEFLSLVQDGVDVYEAHARATMGYSDAEPLKEKDPEMRSLAKARVLGLGYGCGPKKFMTVAKNLGGIELSFAEAKQTVADFRAKNPKISRLWNRLDRDFKRSAGGDYSIELPSGRCLNYFDVHKTPRGYFAARTVRGGRERSVYGGLLCENLVQATARDLFAEHLLEIHRSGIGRIVFHVHDEVIVEVPKEQAEGAKKQILKIMQTTPEWLSGCPVDAEAGIFNRYTK is encoded by the coding sequence ATGTCTGTATTCGCTATCGACTTTGAAACATTTTACGACCGAGGCTACTCCCTGAAAAAAATGGATGCGTGGAGCTATGTTCACCATCCGAAATTTGATGCCTATCTCATGTCGATCTACGGCGACGATTTCCAATGGGTAGGACATCCGAAAGATTTCCAATGCTGGGAAAAACTGGAAGGTGCTTTGCTGCTGGCGCACAACGCAGCCTTTGACTCATTGGTTTTCAAGCGGCTTCAGGAACAGAAAATCATTCCGCCGATTCAACCCGGTGGCTGGAGATGCACCGCATCAATGGCGGTGTACCTGCAAGCACCCCGAAACTTGAAAGGCGCGTGTAAAGAGCTTCTCGGTATCGAGGTGGACAAAACCCAACGAAGCAAAGCGTGCGGACAAACCACCGGCGATCTGTTTAAAGACAATGCCATGACCGACTATGCGCTGGAGGATGCACGTCTCTGTTTCCTGCTTTGGGAAAAACATCATCACCTTTGGCCGAGGGATGAACAGGTGCTGGCAACGCTGACGTTTGAATGGGGACAACAGGGAATCCATGTTGATTTCCAGACTCTGGAAAAATGTATCCAGACCTTGGAAAAACAGCGGTTCGATGCGGTTCAGCTTTTGCCCTGGGTGGATGATTTTAATGAAGACACTCCGTTGTCACACCGTCAGCTTGCGCTCGAATGTCGAAAGGCAGGTATCCCGGCACCGGCATCCTTGGCGATGGATTCACCGCTTTGTGAACAGTGGGAAGAAAAATACGGCGATGAGTATCCCTGGGTAAATGCGATGCGGATTTTCCGCAGAACCAACATGCTGCTTTCCCGATTCTACACCGTCCGTAATAGGGTTGTTCCCGTATCGCAGGCTTCCAGCCTGCCTTGTTCCGAATCCGCACCGTCTTCATCTTCCAAACAAAGGAAAACGGCCGCAGGGCGATTTCCTTATGGAATGAAATATTTCGGGGCAGTCCCCGGAAGATGGTCCGGCGACGCCGGGTTCAATGTCCAGAATATGCCGAGAGGCGAACTGTTCGGCGCAGACCTTCGGAAATGTTTCATACCGAGCGACCTGAGCTATTGCGAAAGTGCTTTTGGCGGAGACAAAAGAAGCGACCCGACAGGGGAGCGGCAACGATGTGTGTTTGTCATTTCCGATCTGTCTCAAATTGAACCCCGCATTCTCGCATGGCTGATTGATGACCATGAATTCCTCTCTCTTGTTCAGGATGGTGTGGATGTTTACGAAGCGCATGCTCGTGCGACGATGGGATACAGCGACGCAGAGCCCCTGAAAGAAAAAGACCCTGAAATGCGCTCGCTGGCGAAAGCCCGTGTGCTGGGTTTGGGGTACGGATGCGGCCCGAAAAAATTTATGACCGTTGCGAAAAATCTGGGAGGGATTGAACTCTCATTCGCTGAAGCAAAACAAACCGTTGCCGATTTCCGGGCTAAGAATCCGAAAATTTCCAGACTCTGGAACAGACTGGACCGGGATTTTAAACGAAGCGCAGGTGGTGACTATTCAATCGAGCTGCCTTCCGGGCGATGCTTGAACTATTTCGATGTTCACAAAACACCGCGTGGATATTTTGCGGCCAGAACCGTTCGGGGAGGACGGGAGCGGAGCGTGTACGGCGGACTGCTTTGTGAAAATCTTGTCCAGGCCACCGCAAGAGATCTGTTCGCTGAACATCTTTTAGAAATCCACCGTTCAGGCATTGGAAGAATCGTTTTTCACGTTCACGACGAAGTGATCGTTGAAGTCCCCAAAGAACAGGCAGAGGGAGCGAAAAAACAAATCCTCAAAATCATGCAGACCACGCCGGAGTGGCTGTCCGGATGTCCCGTCGATGCCGAAGCCGGAATTTTTAACCGATACACCAAATAA